Within Bacteroidota bacterium, the genomic segment CGTCATCAATCACATGGTTGTTTGTGACGATGTATCCATCGCCAGAAATTATCACTCCCGAGCCAGAACCCATCTGTGGTTTTTGATGTTGCTGAGGCGCATTCCAACCGAAACCCTGAAACGGATCATAATAATAGAATTGATTTTGCTGAGGAGCAGATTCCGTTTTCACATGCACAACGGCAGGAAGAGAAATCTCAGACGCTTTCACAAAATCAATATTTGATTCAGGAGTCATTCCATTGAAACTGGCAAACTTCACGGGATAATTGTTCGGAAGATTTGCCTGAATAGTATTTTGATTTTTATTTACGAAATGATCAACGGTAAGCGCAACGGTTCCGCCAAGCAGTGCTACGAAGAAGATGGATGTTAAGCGTTTCATAGTTATATGTTTTTAGAATTTTAGTTTTTGGTTTTGCATTGATAATGCAAATATCCCGCCAATGTTTTATTTGTGCAAGAGTTTTAACATTTTTTAACATACGAAGAAGGAAATCCGCCATAATCCAATTACTAACACTTGTTAAAAACTCTTGAAAAAAGGTACCTAATTGAATATTTTTGCGACAGTTCTGATTTGCTATAAAATTTCAGGAGTAAAGTATTGTCAAAATGTCGGCTTCAAATAAGTCATTATTGTTCCTGCTGGGACTCGTTTTAGGATTGCTTGCAGGGGCTGGGTTTTTTATTTTCAAGATGGATGATATTCTGAAAAAAGCAAATCTTTTCAGTTCATCAAGAGATACGGTGATTGTTCAGCAGGTGAATACGGAAGAGAAAAAAGATAAATCGGATATAAAAAAATACATCGGCAAAAAAGATTCTTCGAAAAATAATATGTCATCGGCAGAGTTGCTTGCAAAAAAATATTCACGTGAAGTTCCTATCAGAAAAGTGATGGCTGAGGCGGATTCTCTCCTCAAAGATTCTTCAACTATTGTTCAGGAACAAAATACTTTTGAAAATTTTATCGTTCGAAAAGATGAATTGCTTGACTCTAAGAATTTTCAAGTTGTGAATTTGCAGAATGAAGAAAAAAATCTGCCTGATTCCCTTCTGGAAAAAGTAAGCGGAATAAAAAATAACAAGACGAGTTCATCACTCAAAGTAGAATTCTGGCAATCGCCTATCAATTACAAAGGATACAAAATGACAAAGAATAAGGTGGTGCTGTTTGGAATTAATCCGGATGAAACCATAAAACTATTTCACCTCGATGATGCTATTTTCATGAAGCACAATCAGAATTATTACAAACTGTATTTCACTGACGATTTCAAACAATTTGAAAAAGTAACTGATGTAACAATAACTTCTAAATTAAAATAATCCGTTTGAATCCATCTTAATCTGTATGAATCTGGTTTTTTATAAATATCACGGCACGGGAAATGATTTCATTATCATTGACAATCGCGCGCAGAAAATAAAACTGAACACGAAACAGATTGCACATTTATGTCATAGGAGATTTGGTGTTGGCGCTGATGGATTAATGCTTCTTAAAAACAAAAAAGGTTTTGACTTTGAAATGATTTATTACAACTCAGATGGAAACGAAAGTTCCTTCTGTGGAAACGGAAGCCGTTGCATTGTGGCATTCGCGAAAGATTTGGGAGTAATTAAAAAATCTGAAATAACTTTTATTGCAACAGACGGATTTCATACTGCAAAAATCACCCCTTCTAAATCTCCCACTTTTGTTAGTATAAAAATGAAGGATGTGAAAAATGTTGAACTGCTTCATAATTCAACCCTCTCCCCTTTGGGGAGAGATAGAGAGGGGTGGCTGTTGAATACCGGCTCTCCTCACTATGTAAGATTTACTGAAGGAGTTAAGAGTGCAGAAATAATTTCCGAAGCAAAAAGAATCCGTTACAGTGAGCGGTTCAGCAAGGAAGGAGTGAATGTGAACTTCGCGGAGAAGAATGGAAAAGAAATTTTTGTGCGCACCTACGAGCGCGGTGTGGAAGAGGAAACCCTTTCCTGCGGAACAGGCGTAACTGCCTCCGCGTTAGCCTCTTCCGTGAAGGGAATTTCCACTGCAGAAAACAGCTGTAAGATATTAACATTGGGCGGTGAATTAACCGTGCGTTTTCGCAGAGGAAAAGGTAACTCGTTCAGCGATATTTGGCTGGAAGGTCCTGCGGCTTTTGTGTTTAAAGGAAATGTAGAAATATAAAATAACCAAGAATTAAAATGGATTGCAACGAAGTACGAACAACATCATACGAACCTACGAAATACCAAGAACGCCTATTCGTAGTTCGTAGGTTCGTACCGATTCGTACTTCGTTGAAATAAAAATTATGAATGAACCACTAAACAAGAGAGAAGAACTCTTCGAAACTATCGCGAGAAGTTTTGAGTATCTCATTCCTCGGGATGTGGAAACTATTTTTCTTCTTCTCAATCTCCAGGCAAAGATCGAGAACAAAGAAATAGATGATATTTTTTCGCAGAAGGATTTTGAAGACTCGGTGGATGAGGTTACTGTTATGCTGAAACGGGAGCGCGGCATCCAGAAGGAAAATATTTCCAAACGCCTCAGCCAGCATTTTTACACCACGCTCAAACTCGGAGAAGAATACCGCTATGAACTCACCGTTTTCGCAAAGGACTTCACAAAACTTTTGCTGAACGAAGTTTCTCCCAACTACGAAAATCTTGAACTCGTTCATACTTTCAAACGCACACTTCCCGTTCAGGATGATGATGTGACGAGCATTGATAAACTGAATTACTGGTTCGCGCACCATTACAGTTCATCCAAGAAATTCATTCACGCACACACAGATAATCTCCAAAGATTCGTTGACAAAAAAGTTTCTGAGTTGAGAGTATTACTGAAACCAAATGTGGATAATCCGAAAGAGATGATCACGCAGTTCCTTATCATCTTTGAGCAACTCGGAAAACAAACCGAAGGAATTACAAGCGCTCTCAACTTTAAACAGAATATCATTGATAAATTAAAAAACTCAGAACCTAATTTCAAAGACAAGCGCGAGGACTGGGAACAGTACGACAGAATTTACAACGAAGTAATTTCCTTCTTTGAAAATATTGATAACCGTGTTTTGTCCATCAATGATAAAATTCAGCAGGCACGTACGCGCTTAAAATCTCTCTATGATAATCTGCGCTACAAACAGCAGTATAAATTACGGATCGAAAAATTCCTCCTCTTGCTTTTGAAAGGAAGTAAAACTGTTGATATTCCAAACAAGCAGGATAAAAAAATAGTTCTTCCAACCAGTGTTGTGAAAAAAGAAATTGTTTATCACCGCGATAGATTTTACTTCCCTCCCATTATTGATTTTGCGGAGTATCACAAAATGGAATCTCCGTTCTATCAGGAAGACGAAGAGTTCAAAAGATTATCGGAAGAAGATAAAATAAAACAACTTGCACGACAGGAGAACACCATCAAATGGATGGACAACATCCGAGGAGAAATTGAACTCGGGCGTGAAGTGATATTTGAGCAGTGGATGGATAAGATCGTGAGCAAAGAAGATAATCTAGAAGTGCCAATAGATGTCTGCTTCGGAATTATTGACGAATATAAAAACAGAGATGATGTGCAGCTGGAAATTGACAAGACGCTTATCATGCCTTTGAGTTCAAATGTTGCTCTTTGGAAACTTAAAATAAAACCCAATCAAACAGAATCTATTGAATAAAAAATATATGGAACAACAAACACAGACAGACAACTACGAATACAATTACAACTATGAATTCCTGAATACGGAGCGAGCCCGTAAACATTTTGCCGATACGGATTTCGCTTTGAGAAGCGGAAAGCATATTCAGAACTTCGGAAATGATTTCAAGTTGTGGGATTTCGTGAATGATTATTTCGAGAAGGGTCTTTCGCGCTATTATCTTGAACTGCTCGGCATGGTTCTGAAAAAAGAATTCAACGACCGCGAGGCATATTTCTTTTTGGATTTTCCGGAAGACGGCAACAAAGGCAAATTCGGCTATGACAGAACCTATGCATTGGATGACCGCCTTGTGATCTTCGCAATTCTCCTTCTGAATCTTTACAAAGAAAAATTCTTTGAGAACAAAGAAGTGAAATGGGATGAACTGCTTTACATCACTGAAGAAGGCGAGAACAAAGACCTATGGCAGAAACTTTTGTTCGGGGAAAATAAGCGAAACTTCACTCCACAGGAAAAAGAAGATGTGCGCAGAAAAATTGAACGCACCCTGCAAACCTGCGAGCGCATGGGCTGGATACGCTGGATCAGCTATGAAGAACTGCATTTTGAAATTATGCCGAGCATTGACCGCATTGCAAAACTTTATCAGACGGAAATAAATAATGTGGAACTCTTAACTGAATATTTAGACAATAATTTACCATCATAATCTCTTTGTCATGCTGAACGAAGTGAAGCATCTATAGATTCTTCGCTACGCTCAGAATGACAAACCAATAAAAACTATGGCAACAACATTCCCAAGAATTTATTCCCTCGGCACCGTGGGTGTGAGGCAACATTACAACTCCGAATATCTTTTTCACGCGGTGAGGACCGACTTCACAGGCGGAAACGGACTCGGAAAATCTATCATCGGTGATTTGATGCAGCTCATCATCATTCCGAGGCGCGATATGTGGAAGCCCGGCACCGAAGGAATCGGCAAGGATGAAAGGCGCGTGGAAGGAATTCCGCTCAACAAAGAATATATTCAGTATGCCTATGCATTCCTGAACATTGAGCGCAAGCAGGGGCAGTTCCTCACGATTGGTGTTTACATTTCAAAAACTCCGCGCATTCCCGTGCGTCCGTTCATAATTTCTGCTTCTCCTGATTTTGAGAGTGGAAGTTTGACACCGTTCAGCCGTCCGTTGCACCCCGATGATTTTCTCGGAGAGAACAAAACCATTTTCGACTTGCGTGAAATGCACAAGCATTTGAAAGAGAAGCACGGATTATACATGAAAGATTTCTTCCAGACGGAAGGAATCATGAAGTATTATGATTTGCTCTATAAGAATAATATTCTGCCCGTAAATCTTACAAAGCCCGATAATCTCAAAACATATTCTAAGGTCATTCAGAGTTTCGCCAGAGCGAAATCCCTCGACATCACCAACTCTAAAAGTCTGCAGAACTTTTTGTTTGAGGATAACGATGAGATAAAAAGAGTTTTTGAAGAACAGAAAGAACAATTATCAAGTTTGATAAAGCAGTACCGTGATAACTTCTTTCATACACAGGAACTCCAACTGAAACAAAAGAAATTACTGGCGCTTCTGGAAACAAACCGAAAAAGCACACAGGCGAAAGAAGATTTTTTGAAATCAAGTGCTTCGTTCTCTTATCAGAAATATAATGACGCGCTGAACAGGCACGAGAACAACAAAAAGCACATTGAAACTTCGGTTACGAATCTGATGCGCCAGAAGAATGAACTGGAAAAAGTTACTGAGGAACTTTACAATCATTACACCAATCTCCAAAAGGTTTGTCTCTTGATGCGCGAGAAATACGAAACACTTCTGAAAGATTTCAGCGATGATACTATTCTTGCACGCAAACAGCAGGCGGATGTGCTTCGAGATAAAATTAATTTACTTTCCGCGCTCGCACCAATCGTTGAGCAGTATGGAAGTGTTGAGAAGATTGAAAAGAAACTGAAAGAACAGGAATCTTTCCGCGACAAGAAAAAC encodes:
- a CDS encoding diaminopimelate epimerase; the encoded protein is MNLVFYKYHGTGNDFIIIDNRAQKIKLNTKQIAHLCHRRFGVGADGLMLLKNKKGFDFEMIYYNSDGNESSFCGNGSRCIVAFAKDLGVIKKSEITFIATDGFHTAKITPSKSPTFVSIKMKDVKNVELLHNSTLSPLGRDREGWLLNTGSPHYVRFTEGVKSAEIISEAKRIRYSERFSKEGVNVNFAEKNGKEIFVRTYERGVEEETLSCGTGVTASALASSVKGISTAENSCKILTLGGELTVRFRRGKGNSFSDIWLEGPAAFVFKGNVEI